From Paracoccus aminovorans, one genomic window encodes:
- a CDS encoding flagellar basal body-associated FliL family protein, producing the protein MTDVADINTEQKSGRGLGRILLPLGLALALGGAGFASTWLGFWSPTALLAAKKPEEAKSEAMPQVDFVGIPQIVLTLAGPRPRMLVMTVKIETDQVHKPEVEHLIPRLLDSFNSFLADVDPAAFERRGILDIIRDELATRAVFVLGKAAFTDVLITEFRIQ; encoded by the coding sequence ATGACCGATGTCGCCGACATCAACACGGAACAGAAATCCGGACGCGGGCTTGGCCGCATTCTTCTGCCGCTGGGATTGGCGCTGGCGTTGGGCGGGGCGGGCTTTGCCTCGACCTGGCTGGGTTTCTGGTCGCCCACCGCACTGCTGGCCGCCAAGAAGCCGGAAGAAGCAAAGTCCGAGGCCATGCCTCAGGTCGATTTCGTCGGTATCCCGCAGATCGTGCTGACTCTGGCCGGCCCCCGGCCGCGCATGTTGGTGATGACCGTCAAGATCGAGACCGACCAGGTCCACAAGCCCGAGGTCGAGCATCTGATCCCGCGGCTGCTGGACAGCTTCAACAGCTTCCTGGCCGACGTCGATCCTGCGGCCTTCGAACGGCGCGGCATCCTGGACATCATCCGCGATGAACTGGCCACGCGTGCCGTTTTCGTCCTGGGCAAGGCGGCCTTTACCGATGTCCTTATCACGGAGTTTCGGATCCAATGA
- the fliF gene encoding flagellar basal-body MS-ring/collar protein FliF, whose product MLKLQDYWRERSAKQRAILAAAFLFTFAAIAGLSWLAARPGMSLLYSGLDAQQSGAVMAAVEKSGVPYEIRGDSIWVQDSRRDELRMTLAGEGLPSAGGTGYEILDGMSGFGTTSQMFDAAYWRAKEGELARTILALPNVKAARVHLAVPSGRGYRREAEATASVTLTTDGTPINRSQAKALKFLVSSGVPGMSAERVAVIDSERGVISSGEDFAGEDREAEMKRNVERILAAHVGAGNAIVELNLDVVNESELMTEQRFDPQQRALISQESEETADQSTNSQQGAVTAASNLPDGKDSGGDQSKSQRSETRQRSNFEVSKVTREVTRQPGATRRLTVAVLVNGVPQTDSKGETTLVPRDESELQALRELVASAVGFDEARGDAITVKSLPFAALSDAGTLASQGGFLSKLDLNGLIRIVLAGFFALALAAFLLRPLLRARPAGAPALATLDRSEAPGMKAIEAGKPAEVPSPVAAMAEVVPEIDFAPMAGSGDPVGRLKELMKSRKDESLQILSGWIEKREDAV is encoded by the coding sequence TTGCTGAAGCTGCAGGACTACTGGCGCGAAAGAAGCGCGAAGCAGAGGGCCATCCTGGCCGCGGCCTTCCTGTTCACATTCGCCGCGATCGCCGGACTGTCCTGGCTGGCGGCGCGCCCGGGCATGTCCCTGCTTTACTCAGGACTGGATGCGCAGCAGTCGGGCGCGGTCATGGCCGCGGTCGAGAAATCCGGCGTGCCCTACGAGATCCGGGGCGATTCGATCTGGGTTCAGGACAGTCGCCGGGACGAGCTGCGCATGACCCTGGCCGGCGAGGGACTGCCTTCCGCTGGAGGGACGGGCTACGAAATCCTGGACGGCATGTCCGGCTTCGGCACCACCTCGCAGATGTTCGACGCCGCCTATTGGCGCGCCAAGGAGGGCGAGCTTGCCCGCACCATCCTGGCCCTGCCCAATGTCAAGGCCGCGCGCGTGCATCTGGCGGTGCCCAGCGGCCGCGGTTATCGGCGCGAGGCCGAAGCAACCGCCTCGGTTACCCTGACCACCGACGGCACGCCGATCAACCGAAGCCAGGCCAAGGCGCTGAAGTTCCTGGTCTCCTCCGGGGTACCGGGCATGTCGGCCGAACGCGTGGCGGTCATCGACAGCGAGCGCGGCGTCATCTCCTCGGGCGAGGATTTCGCCGGCGAGGACCGCGAGGCCGAGATGAAGCGCAATGTCGAGCGCATCCTTGCCGCCCATGTCGGCGCCGGCAACGCCATCGTCGAGTTGAACCTGGACGTGGTCAACGAATCCGAGTTGATGACCGAGCAGCGCTTCGACCCGCAGCAGCGCGCGCTGATCTCGCAGGAAAGCGAGGAAACGGCCGATCAAAGCACGAATTCCCAGCAGGGTGCCGTGACCGCCGCCTCGAATCTGCCCGACGGCAAGGACAGCGGTGGCGATCAGAGCAAGTCCCAGCGCTCGGAAACCCGCCAACGCTCGAATTTCGAGGTCAGCAAGGTCACCCGCGAGGTCACCCGCCAGCCGGGCGCAACCCGCCGCCTGACCGTGGCGGTTCTGGTCAACGGCGTGCCGCAGACCGACTCCAAGGGCGAGACCACGCTGGTCCCCCGCGACGAATCCGAACTTCAGGCGTTGCGCGAGCTGGTCGCCTCGGCCGTGGGCTTCGACGAGGCCCGGGGCGATGCGATCACGGTGAAATCCCTGCCCTTCGCGGCGCTTTCCGATGCCGGCACCTTGGCGAGCCAGGGCGGCTTCCTGTCGAAGCTGGACCTGAACGGTCTGATCCGTATCGTTCTGGCAGGCTTCTTTGCGCTGGCGCTGGCCGCGTTCCTGCTGCGGCCTCTGCTTCGGGCGCGGCCGGCGGGCGCTCCCGCCCTGGCCACGCTGGACCGGTCCGAGGCGCCGGGCATGAAAGCGATCGAAGCCGGCAAGCCTGCCGAGGTCCCGTCCCCGGTCGCGGCAATGGCCGAGGTGGTGCCGGAAATCGACTTCGCGCCGATGGCTGGCAGCGGCGACCCGGTCGGCCGTCTGAAAGAACTGATGAAATCCCGCAAGGACGAAAGTCTGCAGATCCTGTCGGGCTGGATCGAGAAACGTGAGGACGCCGTATGA
- a CDS encoding FliM/FliN family flagellar motor C-terminal domain-containing protein: MDDLASLIATDQIQVEITIRLGGTQLTVAELSRLRPDDILTLDQDMSDGVDICVGDKVIARGELTTADAADSRLCVRILGPAAAS, encoded by the coding sequence ATGGACGATCTCGCAAGCCTGATTGCAACCGACCAGATCCAGGTGGAAATCACCATCCGGCTGGGCGGTACGCAGCTGACCGTGGCCGAACTGTCGCGGCTGCGCCCGGACGACATCCTGACGCTGGACCAGGACATGTCGGATGGCGTGGACATCTGCGTCGGCGACAAGGTCATTGCCCGGGGCGAATTGACCACGGCGGACGCCGCCGACAGCCGGCTCTGCGTCCGCATCCTCGGACCGGCCGCAGCATCGTGA
- the fliP gene encoding flagellar type III secretion system pore protein FliP (The bacterial flagellar biogenesis protein FliP forms a type III secretion system (T3SS)-type pore required for flagellar assembly.): MSRLVLALAVLLWPHVAAAQELPLDPAALDAVANGVGRNSITLLAVLTALSLAPGIAIMVTCFPFIVTVLSILRQSMGLQQSPPNMLIVSLAMFLTWFVMSPVLTEAWNVAGAPLRDGQITVEQAFERGIVPFRGFMEHRTDPEMIATLAEVSPEPQAAPDRLSVLIPAFMLSELQRAFEIGFLVALPFLIIDLVVSAVLMSMGMMMVPPAIVALPFKLAFFLVVDGWGMIAAALVRSYQ; the protein is encoded by the coding sequence GTGAGCCGCCTGGTCCTAGCCCTCGCGGTCCTGCTATGGCCGCATGTCGCCGCTGCGCAGGAGCTGCCGTTGGATCCCGCGGCGCTCGATGCGGTCGCCAATGGCGTCGGTCGCAACTCGATCACGCTGCTGGCGGTGCTGACGGCGCTGTCGCTGGCCCCCGGCATCGCGATCATGGTCACCTGCTTTCCCTTCATCGTGACGGTGCTCTCGATCCTGCGCCAGTCGATGGGACTGCAGCAGTCGCCGCCCAACATGCTGATCGTCAGCCTGGCCATGTTCCTGACCTGGTTCGTGATGAGCCCGGTGCTGACCGAGGCCTGGAACGTCGCCGGCGCGCCGCTGCGCGACGGGCAGATCACCGTCGAGCAGGCCTTCGAGCGCGGCATCGTCCCCTTTCGCGGCTTCATGGAGCATCGCACCGACCCCGAGATGATCGCCACGCTTGCCGAGGTCTCGCCCGAGCCCCAGGCCGCGCCGGACCGGCTGTCCGTGCTGATCCCGGCCTTCATGCTCAGCGAGTTGCAACGCGCCTTCGAGATCGGCTTCCTAGTCGCGCTGCCCTTCCTGATCATCGACCTAGTGGTTTCGGCCGTACTGATGTCGATGGGCATGATGATGGTGCCGCCCGCCATCGTCGCCCTGCCCTTCAAGCTGGCCTTCTTCCTGGTGGTGGACGGTTGGGGCATGATCGCGGCCGCCCTAGTCCGAAGTTACCAATAA
- a CDS encoding efflux RND transporter periplasmic adaptor subunit, with translation MARLTGWILALLSCASPLWAEAPLPVEFVQVRRTDLTFDAALTGTVVAKDSVDIGFRLGGRITEVMVREGDQVSAGQALARTDPLQQEQALRVAQAAVASAEAAEAQAQQALDRADAMLRRGVGTRAAFDGASQALSAATRAQTQARTELGQAERALQDTVMRAPSDAIVTSRKAEPGQIVGAAQAVISLASATGREAVFLTPDTPLLRNAIGAPVSLTGIDFPGLHMEARVTEIAPLVDPATGSVTVRAEIEDPPASASLLGAAVRGAVHYPAGTGIAVPWTALTAVEGGPAVWLVEKDDRVRLAPVRIARFIDGTVILSDGVEPGQVVVGAGSQLLYPGRQVAGASAGKGE, from the coding sequence ATGGCGCGCCTGACCGGATGGATCCTTGCATTGCTTTCCTGCGCTTCGCCGCTATGGGCCGAGGCGCCGTTGCCGGTGGAGTTCGTCCAGGTCCGCCGCACCGACCTGACCTTCGACGCGGCGCTGACCGGTACGGTCGTCGCCAAGGACAGCGTCGACATCGGTTTTCGCCTGGGCGGCCGCATCACCGAGGTCATGGTGCGCGAAGGTGACCAGGTCTCGGCAGGCCAGGCTCTGGCCCGCACCGATCCGCTGCAGCAGGAACAGGCCTTGCGCGTTGCGCAGGCCGCCGTCGCCTCGGCCGAGGCGGCCGAGGCCCAGGCTCAGCAGGCGTTGGACCGCGCAGACGCCATGCTGCGCCGCGGCGTGGGCACGCGCGCGGCCTTCGACGGCGCAAGCCAGGCGCTCTCGGCCGCCACCAGGGCGCAGACCCAGGCGCGGACCGAACTGGGACAGGCGGAAAGGGCGTTGCAGGACACCGTGATGCGTGCACCCTCGGATGCCATCGTCACGTCACGCAAGGCCGAGCCGGGGCAGATCGTGGGCGCGGCGCAGGCCGTGATCTCGCTGGCCTCGGCGACCGGGCGCGAGGCGGTGTTCCTGACCCCGGACACCCCCTTGCTGCGCAATGCCATCGGCGCCCCGGTTTCCCTGACCGGCATAGACTTCCCCGGTCTGCACATGGAGGCCCGCGTCACCGAGATCGCACCGCTGGTCGACCCAGCCACCGGCTCGGTCACCGTGCGGGCCGAGATCGAGGACCCGCCCGCCAGCGCCAGCCTGCTGGGCGCGGCGGTCCGCGGCGCGGTGCATTACCCCGCCGGCACCGGGATCGCGGTGCCCTGGACCGCGCTGACCGCCGTCGAGGGCGGACCCGCGGTCTGGCTGGTCGAGAAGGACGACCGTGTCCGTCTGGCTCCCGTGCGGATCGCGCGCTTCATCGACGGCACCGTCATCCTCAGCGATGGCGTCGAGCCGGGCCAGGTCGTGGTCGGCGCCGGCTCGCAGCTGCTCTATCCCGGCCGGCAGGTCGCCGGCGCCTCGGCGGGCAAGGGGGAATGA
- a CDS encoding efflux RND transporter periplasmic adaptor subunit, producing MRKVLIPALLVVMTLAQQAAGFGMSRQDPAPEPPRPVVSVLVSDDLAARHSIPGVIAARIEVALGFQTLGRLTARDVDVGDIVRQGQVLASLDPGDLQGDVRAAQAAVDAAQVELRTAQASADRTRALARRNVASAAQLEQVERALAAAMAAEQQAESELIRARDAEGFAEMRAPFDGVISAVHANPGAVVSAGEPVIRLSAQKGIEAVIDLPDTALSRVKAGDRYEIWSEDEPDRLLPATVSQIEPVADAMTRTRQVHLSLGDDAALRLGALVRARPAGPAQARPTLPEGAILQRDGASLVWIVTRDGDRASVSLRPVQIQDPPLGGRVAIRSGLATGDEVVIRGIHSLAEGQAVGASVAP from the coding sequence ATGCGCAAGGTCCTGATTCCCGCGCTGCTCGTGGTGATGACGCTGGCGCAGCAGGCCGCCGGCTTCGGCATGTCGCGGCAAGACCCCGCGCCCGAGCCGCCGCGGCCGGTGGTCAGCGTCCTGGTCAGCGACGACCTGGCCGCCCGCCATTCCATCCCCGGGGTGATCGCCGCCCGGATCGAGGTCGCGCTGGGCTTCCAGACGCTGGGCCGGCTTACCGCGCGCGATGTCGATGTCGGCGACATCGTGCGGCAGGGCCAGGTGCTGGCCTCGCTCGATCCCGGCGATCTTCAGGGCGACGTCCGCGCCGCCCAGGCCGCGGTCGATGCCGCGCAGGTCGAACTGCGCACGGCCCAGGCCAGCGCCGACCGCACCCGGGCGCTGGCCCGGCGCAACGTCGCCTCGGCCGCGCAGCTCGAACAGGTCGAGCGCGCACTGGCCGCCGCCATGGCCGCCGAGCAGCAGGCGGAATCCGAACTGATCCGCGCCCGCGATGCCGAAGGTTTCGCCGAGATGCGCGCGCCTTTCGACGGCGTCATCAGCGCGGTCCATGCCAATCCCGGCGCCGTGGTCAGCGCCGGCGAGCCGGTGATCCGGCTTTCCGCGCAGAAAGGCATCGAGGCCGTCATCGACCTGCCCGATACCGCGCTGTCGCGGGTCAAGGCCGGCGACCGTTATGAAATCTGGTCCGAAGACGAGCCCGACCGCCTGCTGCCCGCCACCGTCTCGCAAATCGAGCCGGTGGCGGATGCCATGACCCGGACCCGGCAGGTTCACCTGTCGCTGGGGGACGATGCGGCGCTGCGTCTGGGCGCATTGGTGCGGGCGCGGCCGGCCGGCCCGGCCCAGGCCAGGCCGACCCTGCCAGAGGGCGCGATCCTGCAGCGCGACGGCGCCAGCCTGGTCTGGATCGTCACCCGCGACGGCGACCGCGCCAGCGTCTCTCTGCGGCCCGTCCAGATCCAGGACCCGCCGCTGGGCGGCCGGGTCGCGATCCGCTCCGGCCTTGCGACGGGCGACGAGGTGGTGATCCGCGGCATCCATTCCCTCGCCGAGGGCCAAGCCGTAGGGGCAAGTGTGGCGCCATGA
- a CDS encoding efflux RND transporter permease subunit, with the protein MTERGFNLSDWALHHRSLVWFLLIVSMVAGTLGYLRLGREEDPNFTIKIMVISASLPGATIEDTLDQVTTRIETKLEELDELKFTRSVTMPGQSIVYLELDPTIRGPQVPEVWKRVRSMMSDIRPDFPQEFQGFQFNDDFGDVFGNIYAFTSDGFTQRELRDRVEAIRKQVQALPMAGKTSLLGVRKEQIYLEFSSARLAAMGLNHNQVVQTLAVQNAIAPSGIVQAGPEQVLVRVGGQFDDAAAIAAVNLRVGERFFNIGDVATVRRGYEDPPTALFRYNGQEAVGLQIGMRDGGNILEFGKQVDALMADVARNLPIGIEMAKVADQPHVVDEAVGHFVQALVEAVAIVLLVSFVSLGLRAGLVVTLTIPLVLAITFIVLDIYGITLQRISLGALIIALGLLVDDAMIAIETMISRLELGENLESAASYAWSSIAFPMLTGTLVTVAGFIPIGLNSSAAGEFTFSLFVVIAVSLIVSWIVAVLFAPLLGVTLLPARMKHGAGRAGWLRRRFHGLLLLGMRYKWLTIAITLAVFAASVVGMRFVEQQFFPTSDRTEIIVDVNERANASIAKTDADIARIEAMLANHDDALFWTSHVGQGAPRFVLSMDVPTPGPYMGQIVIQTPDLAARDRLKASLVEFGRNDLIGTDLYVKNLEIGPPVGKPVQYRVSSADPDQARDAARDLAAVLATEPRLRDISLDWNEPARVVRLQVNQDQARRLGVTNEDISGALAGTFNGRTITQLRDGIFLINVTARGSQEDRESVESIQNLQLATQTGTPIPLASLAVLEYGTEQPLIMQRDGLPTVTVKADIAGKDQPATLVAALAERVAQFRQSLPQGVKVTVGGTVETSAESQEPIAAVVPVMLLVMALLVMVQMQGFRLSFIVFAAAPLGLIGVVAALLPFGVPMGFVAILGILALIGILIRNSVILVHEIQVLIAKGHTAWNAVFEASDSRARPILLTAAAASLALIPISRQVFWGPMAFAMMGGIIAGTLVTLIFVPALYCAVFRVRPPEGDPMPSAEDRARAAAHQ; encoded by the coding sequence ATGACCGAACGCGGCTTCAACCTTTCCGACTGGGCCCTGCATCACCGCTCGCTGGTGTGGTTTCTGCTGATCGTGTCGATGGTCGCGGGCACGCTGGGCTATCTGCGCCTGGGCCGCGAGGAGGACCCGAACTTCACCATCAAGATCATGGTGATCAGCGCCTCGCTTCCCGGCGCCACCATCGAGGACACGCTGGACCAGGTCACCACCCGGATCGAGACCAAGCTCGAGGAACTGGACGAGCTGAAATTCACCCGCTCGGTGACCATGCCCGGCCAATCCATCGTCTACCTGGAACTGGATCCCACCATCCGCGGTCCGCAGGTGCCCGAGGTCTGGAAGCGGGTCCGCAGCATGATGTCGGACATCCGCCCCGACTTTCCCCAGGAATTCCAGGGCTTCCAGTTCAACGACGATTTCGGCGACGTGTTCGGCAATATCTACGCCTTCACCTCGGACGGCTTCACCCAGCGCGAATTGCGCGATCGGGTCGAGGCCATCCGCAAGCAGGTCCAGGCCCTGCCCATGGCCGGCAAGACCTCGCTGCTGGGCGTGCGCAAGGAACAGATCTATCTGGAATTCTCCTCGGCGCGGCTGGCGGCGATGGGGCTGAACCACAACCAGGTGGTGCAGACGCTGGCGGTGCAGAACGCCATCGCGCCTTCGGGTATCGTGCAGGCGGGGCCGGAACAGGTGCTGGTGCGCGTCGGCGGCCAGTTCGACGACGCCGCAGCCATCGCGGCGGTGAACCTGCGCGTGGGCGAGCGCTTCTTCAACATCGGCGACGTGGCCACCGTGCGGCGCGGCTACGAGGACCCGCCGACCGCGCTGTTTCGCTATAACGGGCAAGAGGCGGTCGGGTTGCAGATCGGCATGCGCGACGGCGGCAACATCCTGGAGTTCGGCAAGCAAGTGGACGCGCTGATGGCGGACGTGGCCCGCAACCTGCCCATCGGCATCGAGATGGCCAAGGTCGCCGACCAGCCCCATGTGGTGGACGAGGCCGTCGGCCATTTCGTCCAGGCCCTGGTCGAGGCGGTGGCCATCGTGCTGCTGGTCAGCTTCGTCAGCCTCGGGCTGCGGGCGGGGCTGGTGGTGACGCTGACCATACCGCTGGTGCTGGCGATCACCTTCATCGTCCTGGACATCTACGGCATCACCCTGCAACGCATCTCGCTGGGCGCGCTGATCATCGCGCTGGGGCTCTTGGTCGACGACGCGATGATCGCCATCGAGACCATGATCTCGCGCCTCGAACTGGGCGAAAACCTGGAAAGCGCCGCCAGCTACGCCTGGAGCTCCATCGCCTTTCCGATGCTGACCGGCACGTTGGTCACGGTGGCGGGCTTCATCCCCATCGGCCTGAACAGCTCGGCCGCCGGCGAATTCACCTTTTCGCTCTTCGTGGTCATCGCGGTCTCGCTGATCGTCAGCTGGATCGTCGCGGTGCTGTTCGCGCCGCTTCTGGGGGTGACGCTGCTGCCGGCGCGGATGAAGCACGGCGCCGGGCGCGCGGGCTGGCTGCGCCGGCGCTTCCACGGCCTGCTGCTGTTGGGGATGCGCTACAAGTGGCTGACCATCGCCATCACCCTGGCGGTCTTTGCCGCCTCGGTCGTCGGCATGCGCTTCGTCGAGCAGCAGTTCTTCCCGACCTCGGACCGGACCGAGATCATCGTCGACGTGAACGAACGCGCCAATGCCTCGATCGCCAAGACCGATGCCGACATCGCGCGCATCGAGGCGATGCTGGCCAACCACGACGACGCCTTGTTCTGGACCAGCCATGTCGGCCAAGGGGCGCCGCGTTTCGTGCTGTCGATGGACGTGCCGACGCCGGGCCCCTACATGGGCCAGATCGTGATCCAGACACCGGACCTGGCCGCGCGGGACCGGCTGAAGGCCAGCCTGGTCGAGTTCGGTCGCAACGACCTGATCGGCACCGATCTTTACGTCAAGAACCTAGAAATCGGGCCGCCGGTCGGCAAGCCCGTGCAATACCGGGTGTCCTCAGCGGACCCGGATCAGGCGCGCGACGCGGCCCGCGATCTGGCCGCCGTGCTGGCGACCGAGCCGCGGTTGCGCGACATCTCGCTGGACTGGAACGAGCCGGCGCGGGTGGTCCGCCTGCAGGTCAACCAGGACCAGGCCCGGCGGCTGGGGGTCACGAACGAGGATATCTCCGGCGCGCTGGCCGGCACATTCAACGGGCGGACCATCACCCAACTGCGCGACGGCATCTTCCTGATCAACGTCACCGCCCGCGGCTCGCAAGAGGATCGCGAGTCGGTCGAGTCGATCCAGAACCTGCAACTGGCGACCCAGACCGGCACGCCGATCCCGCTGGCCTCGCTGGCGGTGCTGGAATACGGCACCGAACAGCCGCTGATCATGCAGCGCGACGGGCTGCCCACGGTGACGGTCAAGGCCGACATCGCCGGCAAGGACCAGCCGGCGACCCTGGTCGCGGCCTTGGCCGAGCGGGTGGCGCAGTTCCGGCAGAGCCTGCCGCAGGGCGTCAAGGTCACGGTCGGCGGCACGGTCGAGACCTCGGCCGAAAGCCAGGAGCCCATCGCCGCCGTGGTCCCGGTCATGCTGCTGGTCATGGCGCTTTTGGTCATGGTGCAGATGCAGGGCTTCCGGCTGAGCTTCATCGTCTTCGCCGCGGCGCCCCTGGGGCTGATCGGCGTGGTCGCGGCGCTGCTGCCCTTCGGCGTGCCGATGGGCTTCGTGGCGATCCTGGGGATCCTGGCGCTGATCGGCATCCTGATCCGCAACTCGGTCATCCTCGTGCATGAGATCCAGGTGCTGATCGCCAAGGGCCACACGGCATGGAACGCGGTCTTCGAGGCATCCGACAGCCGCGCCCGCCCGATCCTGCTGACCGCGGCGGCCGCGAGTCTGGCGCTGATCCCGATCTCGCGTCAGGTGTTCTGGGGACCGATGGCATTCGCGATGATGGGCGGCATCATCGCCGGTACGCTGGTGACGCTGATCTTCGTCCCGGCACTCTATTGCGCGGTCTTTCGGGTGCGCCCGCCCGAGGGCGACCCCATGCCCAGCGCCGAGGACCGCGCCCGGGCGGCAGCGCATCAATAG